Sequence from the Kribbella aluminosa genome:
GGCGTCGACCTGACGATCCGCAAGACGATCCCGGTCGCGGGCGGGATGGCCGGCGGGTCGACCGATGCGGCCGCGACGCTGGTGGCGTGCAACCGGCTGTGGGGCCTGCAGCTGACGCAGACCGAGCTGCAGCACCACGCGGCCGAGCTCGGCAGCGACGTACCGTTCTGCCTGGTCGGCCACACCGCGCTCGGACAGGGACGTGGTGAGCAGGTCACCGAGGTGATGTCCCGTGGGACGTTCCACTGGGTGTTCGCGATCGCCGACGGCGGGCTGTCGACGCCGGAGGTATACGGCCAGCTGGACCGGATGCGCCCGCTGCGCCGCGTCGAGCCGCCGCAGGTCCGCCCGGAGCTGCTCTCGGCGCTGCTGTCCGGCAAGTCCGCGGCCCTCGCGGTTGCGCTCAGCAACGACCTCCAGGCGGCCGCGCTGGCGCTCCGCCCGGAGCTGGGCGAGACCCTCCAGTTCGGCCTCGACCACGGCGCCCTGGCCGGCCAGATCTCCGGCTCCGGCCCCACCTGCCTGTTCCTCGCCGCCGACAGCCGCAGCGCGGTCGACCTGGCCGTCGACCTCGCCGAGTCCGGCCTCTGCCGGATGGTCCGCCAGGCCGAAGGCCCGGTCCCCGGTGCCCGGATCCTCCCGGCGATCGTC
This genomic interval carries:
- a CDS encoding 4-(cytidine 5'-diphospho)-2-C-methyl-D-erythritol kinase, whose protein sequence is MPPSAEVTVRAPAKINLGLSVGPPRPDGFHPVATVYQAVALYDDVTAVLRDDDGEVSVEISGDFADDVPTDETNLAVRAAQLLQAEYDVDEGVDLTIRKTIPVAGGMAGGSTDAAATLVACNRLWGLQLTQTELQHHAAELGSDVPFCLVGHTALGQGRGEQVTEVMSRGTFHWVFAIADGGLSTPEVYGQLDRMRPLRRVEPPQVRPELLSALLSGKSAALAVALSNDLQAAALALRPELGETLQFGLDHGALAGQISGSGPTCLFLAADSRSAVDLAVDLAESGLCRMVRQAEGPVPGARILPAIVSR